The Helicobacteraceae bacterium genome has a window encoding:
- the ccoG gene encoding cytochrome c oxidase accessory protein CcoG has protein sequence MNLPSYHKLRYVVMAFATALTIAVPFITINGRHIFLLSFDHKRLELLGVAFDTQEFYLMPFLLMFGFLFVFAVTTVGGRVWCGWGCPQTIYRVIYRDLIEGLIFGLHRRANRQKPIDYSKPINRVKKIAAFLIWVVLALLAASNFSWFFVPPEDFFVYIQNPSEHPVLIGMIAIIALFLIFDITFMGEKFCAVICPYVRVQSSMYDRDTVYTIYDEKRGGKIYDGDTKLGKKPLGENDECIGCEACTLVCPTHIDIRKGLQLECINCLECADACRNVMGKLGKMSLVNWSSARASLGEGKTRFVRFRTIAYAVLLTLILTAIAVIGGERESMLLDITKSSRLYKIETVGDVKRVSADYIFLFANTDDKPHTYYFEVVSPSGLKILSPTKPFKINGEGKSKEIVTLYADEVLADNPSEDTKLKAQIRAYAQDDQNISVFREAVFIYPARSRLE, from the coding sequence TTGAACTTACCTTCTTACCACAAGTTACGCTATGTCGTAATGGCTTTTGCGACGGCGCTTACCATCGCCGTCCCGTTTATAACGATCAACGGAAGACATATCTTCCTGCTATCGTTTGATCATAAGCGTTTAGAACTGCTAGGCGTGGCGTTTGACACGCAAGAGTTTTATTTGATGCCGTTTCTGCTGATGTTCGGCTTTTTGTTCGTATTCGCCGTAACGACTGTGGGCGGGCGCGTCTGGTGCGGCTGGGGCTGTCCTCAGACGATCTATCGCGTTATCTACCGCGATCTGATCGAGGGGCTGATCTTTGGGCTTCACAGACGAGCCAATAGGCAAAAGCCGATCGACTATTCAAAACCGATCAATCGCGTAAAAAAGATCGCGGCGTTTTTGATTTGGGTTGTTTTGGCGCTGTTAGCCGCTTCCAATTTCAGCTGGTTTTTTGTGCCGCCCGAAGATTTTTTCGTCTATATTCAAAATCCGTCCGAACACCCCGTGCTAATCGGTATGATTGCGATTATCGCGCTGTTTTTGATATTCGACATAACCTTTATGGGCGAAAAGTTTTGCGCGGTTATCTGTCCTTATGTGCGCGTTCAATCCTCTATGTATGATCGCGACACGGTCTATACGATCTACGATGAAAAACGCGGCGGCAAAATCTACGACGGCGATACGAAGCTAGGCAAAAAACCGCTTGGCGAAAACGACGAATGTATCGGTTGCGAGGCGTGTACGCTAGTCTGTCCGACGCATATCGATATTCGCAAAGGATTGCAGCTAGAGTGTATTAACTGCCTCGAATGCGCCGACGCATGTAGAAACGTTATGGGCAAATTGGGCAAAATGTCGCTCGTGAATTGGAGTAGCGCCCGCGCGAGTTTGGGCGAGGGCAAAACCCGTTTCGTGCGTTTTAGAACAATCGCTTACGCCGTCTTGCTTACGCTTATTTTGACGGCGATCGCCGTAATCGGCGGCGAGAGAGAGAGTATGCTGTTGGATATTACCAAATCGAGCCGTCTTTATAAGATCGAGACGGTTGGCGACGTTAAGCGCGTTAGCGCCGATTATATCTTTCTGTTCGCCAATACCGACGACAAACCGCATACATACTATTTCGAGGTAGTATCGCCGAGCGGTTTGAAAATACTTTCGCCGACAAAGCCGTTTAAGATTAACGGCGAAGGCAAAAGCAAAGAGATCGTTACGCTATACGCCGACGAGGTTTTAGCCGATAACCCCTCCGAAGACACGAAGCTAAAAGCGCAAATTCGCGCCTACGCGCAAGACGATCAAAACATCAGCGTGTTTAGAGAGGCGGTCTTTATCTATCCCGCGCGAAGCAGGTTGGAGTAG
- a CDS encoding ribonucleotide-diphosphate reductase subunit beta — protein MGRKIIYNPTSNEGVSDRMIISGNPTGLVELTKVKYQWAINLWDLMLANTWFPKEVDMTQDAKDYKALRPEEKRMYDLVLSQLIFMDSIQTNQLQDNINPFITAPEINVLVARQSFEEALHSSSYAVMVESISENTEEIYDMWRKDALLYKKNSYIASVYDSLVNNPTDEMKVLAMYAVQILEGVYFYSGFTAMYALARDNKMLGSAQMIRFIQRDEISHLLMFQNMLNSLRKERPDLFTKELEDKAYQMFDEATKLEIEWGQHITANSILGFTDQIIDQYIKYLTDNRLKAVQLKPLYNAQHPIKWVDKFSQFNDQKSNFFEATVSNYSKGSITFDDV, from the coding sequence ATGGGGCGCAAGATAATCTACAATCCGACTTCCAACGAAGGCGTAAGCGACCGAATGATCATATCCGGCAATCCGACAGGTCTTGTCGAGCTTACCAAAGTCAAGTATCAGTGGGCGATCAACCTTTGGGACCTTATGCTCGCCAATACGTGGTTTCCAAAAGAGGTCGATATGACGCAGGACGCCAAAGATTACAAGGCGTTGCGCCCCGAAGAAAAGCGGATGTACGATCTGGTGCTGAGCCAGCTAATTTTTATGGACAGCATTCAGACCAACCAACTTCAGGACAACATTAACCCGTTCATTACCGCGCCTGAAATTAACGTGTTGGTGGCGCGGCAGAGCTTCGAGGAGGCGCTGCATAGCTCTAGTTACGCGGTGATGGTCGAGAGCATCAGCGAAAACACCGAAGAGATCTACGATATGTGGCGCAAAGACGCGCTTTTATACAAGAAAAATAGCTATATCGCCTCCGTTTACGACTCGCTAGTCAATAATCCGACCGACGAGATGAAGGTGTTGGCGATGTATGCGGTGCAGATACTAGAAGGCGTATATTTTTATAGCGGTTTTACCGCTATGTACGCTTTGGCGCGCGATAATAAAATGCTTGGCAGCGCGCAGATGATCAGATTTATTCAACGCGACGAGATCAGTCATCTGCTTATGTTTCAAAATATGCTTAACTCCCTTCGCAAGGAGCGCCCCGATCTTTTTACTAAAGAGTTGGAGGATAAAGCCTATCAGATGTTTGACGAGGCGACAAAGTTAGAGATCGAATGGGGGCAGCATATTACCGCTAACAGCATTTTAGGTTTTACCGATCAAATCATCGATCAGTATATTAAATATTTGACGGACAATCGCCTGAAAGCGGTGCAGTTAAAACCGCTATATAACGCGCAACATCCGATTAAGTGGGTCGATAAGTTCAGCCAGTTTAACGATCAGAAGAGCAACTTTTTTGAAGCGACGGTAAGCAACTACTCCAAAGGGAGTATAACGTTCGATGACGTTTAG
- a CDS encoding TonB family protein, which translates to MSLKSLERYRQSEKLIPIAISFFEEPLVSAIPSIEPPAASANAAPIEQIDSKGASETIERQNEQNASGALSVADLNAIFAPSPIATDGAAAIESPERNEPRTAIAAELGDLYGVMLYELTPQEREFLEQNLNPIQTITQRYLWQRGYPALAVSKGMQGEVILGFTLMQNGDITPIEIIKSSGWSLLDDHAVDTIRVAYKDYPRPSEPVRVRMRVIYRL; encoded by the coding sequence TTGTCGCTCAAATCATTGGAGCGCTATCGACAAAGCGAGAAACTAATCCCGATCGCAATCAGTTTTTTTGAAGAGCCTCTAGTAAGCGCGATCCCATCTATCGAGCCGCCCGCCGCAAGCGCGAACGCCGCTCCGATCGAGCAAATCGATTCCAAAGGCGCGTCGGAAACAATCGAAAGGCAAAACGAACAAAACGCGAGCGGCGCTTTAAGCGTCGCCGATCTTAACGCCATATTCGCGCCCTCCCCTATCGCTACCGACGGCGCGGCAGCGATCGAATCGCCCGAAAGAAACGAACCGCGAACCGCGATCGCGGCGGAGCTAGGCGATCTATACGGCGTTATGCTCTACGAGCTTACCCCGCAAGAGCGCGAGTTTTTAGAGCAAAACCTTAACCCGATTCAGACCATCACGCAACGCTATTTGTGGCAAAGGGGATACCCCGCCCTAGCCGTCTCGAAAGGTATGCAAGGCGAGGTTATTCTGGGCTTTACGCTTATGCAAAACGGCGATATAACGCCGATTGAGATTATTAAAAGTTCGGGTTGGAGTCTATTAGACGATCACGCCGTCGATACGATCCGCGTCGCCTATAAAGACTATCCGCGCCCAAGCGAACCAGTCCGCGTCAGAATGCGCGTTATCTATCGCCTTTAG
- a CDS encoding uracil-DNA glycosylase — protein sequence MSRRLALLKRLLELYQLQRLGDDYFQNDPIASSEELPSDPKRLEAMIANCHLCELSKRRKRSFIGTGAMKSSIMFVTDEPSAKEDESGERFCGESGEMLKNMIERAMELSLDDVYVTAAIKCHSFGENADAAFIACKEYLAAELERLKPSAVVALGKRAFNMLCATNDAIAAARGRLWRCAFDRATVVPTHSLGFLRSNQSAKKETFEDLKLALSIIRD from the coding sequence ATGAGCAGACGTTTGGCTTTACTTAAACGCCTGTTGGAGTTGTATCAACTTCAGCGGCTTGGGGACGACTATTTTCAAAACGATCCAATAGCTTCAAGCGAGGAGTTGCCCAGCGATCCAAAGCGACTAGAAGCGATGATCGCGAATTGCCATTTATGCGAGTTATCCAAGCGCCGTAAACGTTCGTTTATCGGGACGGGCGCGATGAAAAGCTCGATCATGTTCGTAACGGACGAGCCTAGCGCGAAGGAGGACGAGAGCGGCGAGCGGTTTTGCGGCGAGTCGGGCGAAATGCTAAAAAATATGATCGAGCGCGCGATGGAGCTTAGCTTGGACGACGTTTACGTAACGGCGGCGATCAAATGCCACTCCTTCGGCGAAAACGCGGACGCGGCTTTTATAGCGTGCAAAGAGTATTTAGCCGCCGAGCTAGAGCGGCTAAAACCTAGCGCGGTCGTCGCGCTTGGCAAACGGGCGTTTAATATGCTTTGCGCCACAAACGACGCGATCGCCGCCGCTCGCGGGCGGCTGTGGCGGTGCGCGTTTGATCGCGCTACGGTCGTTCCTACCCATTCGTTAGGATTTTTGCGCTCCAACCAAAGCGCGAAAAAAGAGACGTTTGAAGATTTGAAACTAGCGCTTTCAATAATTCGCGACTAA